The following coding sequences lie in one Arachis hypogaea cultivar Tifrunner chromosome 4, arahy.Tifrunner.gnm2.J5K5, whole genome shotgun sequence genomic window:
- the LOC140184051 gene encoding uncharacterized protein: MTFADISHSFLARFTTRIVKAKHPINLLGITQKTREPTRKFLDKFNDECLEIDDLTDSVASLCLTNGLLNEDFRKHLTTRSVWTMQKIQNVAKEYINDEEVSQVVAANKRLPANPSPRKPVYSKKQRETPGKERRQSYLNHFLESESSQSFSHKTQDCFDFKDALEQAIREGKLAEFSQFIREPRRREREQFEEDCSRPVKQRQGTMENTDSTPTVVVNVVVGRDSPPKSKSETRKDVKILVASSGNPRTLSRDPPRMSFGPEDQWLHDLPENPPMVTTVRIDTGLVKRILVDTGANSNIMFRNVFDALRLKEADLKVYQHEVIGLGDNYIRPDGVITLPVCVGSNEAKKSVIAEFVVLRDSTAYNVIMERKTINEFSAVICTKFLIMEFVTDDGVVGSIRGNLETTVACDNTSVSLRKRLKEAAGVFLADLDARLDENSRPEP, translated from the exons ATGACCTTCGCGGACATATCACACAGCTTCTTAGCCCGGTTCACCACGCGTATTGTCAAAGCGAAGCACCCAATCAACCTACTAGGGATCACCCAGAAAACCAGAGAACCGACCAGGAAGTTCCTAGACAAGTTCAACGATGAGTGCCTAGAAATAGACGACCTAACAGACTCGGTGGCCAGTTTGTGTTTGACAAACGGCCTACTAAATGAGGATTTTAGAAAGCACCTCACCACTAGATCCGTCTGGACGATGCAAAAAATTCAGAATGTAGCCAAAGAATACATTAATGATGAGGAAGTTAGTCAGGTGGTGGCAGCCAATAAACGGCTGCCGGCTAACCCCTCTCCTAGGAAACCCGTCTACTCGAAAAAACAAAGGGAGACCCCAGGGAAGGAGCGTCGACAAAGCTACCTAAATCATTTTCTCGAGTCAGAAAGTTCACAAA GCTTCTCCCACAAGACGCAAGACTGCTTCGACTTCAAGGACGCCCTGGAGCAAGCTATTCGTGAGGGAAAGTTAGCTGAATTCTCCCAATTCATCAGGGAACCGCGAAGACGGGAGCGCGAACAGTTCGAGGAGGATTGCAGCCGGCCTGTGAAGCAAAGGCAAGGTACCATGGAGAACACGGATAGCACCCCTACGGTAGTTGTCAATGTAGTGGTTGGGCGAGACTCGCCCCCCAAGTCAAAATCAGAAACAAGGAAGGATGTTAAAATCTTGGTTGCATCATCAGGGAATCCAAGGACCCTGTCCAGGGACCCACCCAGGATGTCCTTCGGCCCAGAGGACCAATGGCTGCACGACCTCCCGGAAAACCCGCCTATGGTGACTACAGTTAGGATTGACACAGGCCTAGTCAAACGTATCCTTGTTGACACGGGGGCcaactcaaacatcatgttcagAAACGTATTTGATGCCCTGAGGCTCAAGGAGGCTGACCTCAAGGTCTACCAACATGAGGTCATAGGCCTAGGGGACAACTATATAAGGCCCGACGGAGTGATCACCCTCCCGGTCTGTGTAGGGTCAAATGAAGCAAAGAAGTCAGTAATTGCAGAGTTCGTCGTCTTACGAGACTCCACAGCTTACAACGTCATTATGGAGAGAAAGACAATCAATGAATTCTCGGCTGTAATATGCACTAAGTTTCTGATCATGGAATTTGTCACAGATGATGGGGTCGTCGGATCCATAAGAGGTAATTTGGAAACGACCGTCGCATGCGATAACACCAGTGTTTCCCTGAGAAAGAGGTTGAAGGAGGCAGCCGGTGTTTTTCTGGCCGATTTAGATGCAAGGCTAGATGAGAACTCGAGGCCAGAGCCCTAG